In the genome of Methanomassiliicoccaceae archaeon, one region contains:
- a CDS encoding NYN domain-containing protein gives MSFRTTDKEDRVMIFLDLANISYGLLDHEGLENSTIDHELLATTLIDGRKVAGAIVFDTIQYFNSKYSNAKYLSKIGYKIVCGHMEDDKQKEVDVAMAAEMIIHAVRDHYDVAIVISGDRDFIPAISMVQSLGKRVEVASFSKCTSSKVVEVSDKYVDVGTLPIVDYCVTCAKETCDVPKDADEGFTDVFALIEAEKECPGAE, from the coding sequence ATGAGTTTCAGAACTACCGACAAAGAAGACAGAGTGATGATATTCTTGGACCTGGCCAACATCAGTTACGGACTTTTGGACCATGAGGGGCTGGAAAACAGCACGATAGATCATGAACTGCTCGCAACGACTCTAATCGACGGGCGCAAGGTCGCCGGAGCAATAGTCTTCGACACGATCCAGTACTTCAACAGCAAGTATTCGAACGCGAAATACCTTTCGAAGATCGGATATAAGATCGTATGCGGCCACATGGAAGACGACAAGCAGAAGGAGGTCGATGTGGCGATGGCCGCGGAGATGATCATACATGCGGTGAGAGACCATTACGATGTGGCCATCGTGATAAGCGGCGACAGGGATTTCATACCTGCCATCAGCATGGTCCAGTCTCTCGGCAAGAGAGTGGAGGTAGCCTCGTTCTCGAAATGCACCTCCTCCAAAGTGGTCGAAGTCTCGGATAAATACGTGGATGTGGGGACCTTGCCGATCGTAGATTACTGCGTAACCTGTGCAAAGGAGACCTGCGATGTGCCGAAGGACGCCGACGAAGGATTCACAGACGTATTTGCTCTTATCGAGGCGGAAAAAGAGTGCCCGGGGGCGGAATGA